The DNA window CCTTCGTCGCCGACGAGCCACGTCTCCTCGGCGGTGACGCGGAACCCCTCGTACTCGGTGAGTCCCTCCTCCATCGCGGTGCGGAGGAGGGTCCGCACCGCGTTGAGGTTGAACTCGCCGCCGCGGAGGTACGTCTCCTCGACGGTGCGAATCGACAGTTGCCCCGACTCGAACGCGGCGTCCACGTCCACGCCGCCGTCCCGCAACGCGGCGACTACCTCGTCCCGGGAGTTGTCGTCGGCGATGTACAGACAGCGCTCGCCGGCTTCGATTCCCTCCCGGACGAAGGGGACGACCGTCTCGAACTGCTCGTCTCGGTCCTCGTAGACGAGCGCGAAGTGGTCGGCGTTGTCCGACTCCTCGACGGAACGTGCGGGGCCGCAAAGGCCGGCGCTCGACCGGAGGACGCCGGAGTCGTTGCCGGGCGCGGGCGCGTCGCGCCGGTCGGTTCGGTTCGAGATGTACTTGCTCATCTCCACCCCGCTCCCGTCAGACGCCCGGAAACCGTCGGCACGGTCCGACCGTCGGTTCGTACGGGGGGCGAGAGTCGGATCCGGGTTTGATTCATCACCTCGATGAAGGCCTGCATCGGTGAAAAGGGCATCGCGAGTCGCACTCTCATTCCCGCCGGAAGCCGCCGCGTGGGACGTCTCGTCGTCCCGTCAGTCGTCGGCGGGGTTCGGGCGCTTCGCGTCGTCGGGGCGTTCCGCCGCGACTTCGTGGAGCGCGTTCGCGACGGTACCGTGCTCCGAGGCGTGCGGGCGGCCGGGTGCGTCGTCGTAGCCGTAGTCGAAGATGCGGTTGCGGTTGAGGCTGAGCTTCGTGAACTCCGGTTGGAGCAGGTCGAACAGCTCGAACCGCTCTTCGAGTTCGGGGAACTGCGCCTGGTAGTCGAGGATGGCCGTCCGCGCGTGCGCCCAGAACTCCGCTTCGGGGTAGCCTTCGTGCTCTTCGAGGATATCCGCGACGTACCTGAGGACGCAGACGAACAGCCCGCAGAACACGAACTGACAGAGCCCCTCCGGGGGTTCCTTCCGCAGCACGTCGTGCATCTCGTCGGGGAGCGCCTCCAGTTCGGGGAGCGGTCGGTCGCTGACGTTCACGTCGTCCACGAAGTCCTTCACCGCGAGGCGCGTCGGAACTCCGTCCTCGACGACGAGGATGGTGTTCTGCCCGTGCGGGGAGAACACCGTGCCGTATCGGTAGAGGAAGTGCAGGAGCGGCGGGAGCACCGTGTCGAAGAACTCCGCCAGCCACTCGTCGAGCGTGAGCCCGGACCGCTCGACGAGGCGCGAGAGGTAGGGTTCGCCCTCGCCGTCGACGTGCATCAACGAGGAGAGCGTTATCGCCCGCTCGTCGTCTTCGAGGAAGGAGTAGATGGACTCCCGCCAGACGACGCCCATCAGTTCGTGGTACTGGTAGGGCGAGCCGTCGATGTCGGTGAAGTCCGAGTGGTCGTAGTTGATGCCGGCTATCTCGCCCGGGAGGACGAGCCCCTGTTCTTGGAGGAACTCGTCTCGCTCGTAGATGCCCTTGATGTACTCGGTGACCGTCGGGGCGAGTTCCGTCCGTTCGCCTGGTAGCCCCCGCCAGACGAGCGTGTTGAGGATGCGCATCGGCACCTTCACGTGGTGTTTCTCGTCGTCGTCGACGTTGACGAAGGTGCGCACCGACTGCTGAGGGAGGTACTCGTCGGGGCCGTCGCCGAGGGGGACGATGTCGTCGGCGGCGATGTCGTCGGCGAACAGGGGGACGATGCTGTTGTCCCACTGCCAGTCGTGGACCGGCATGAGGTAGTAGTCGTCCGGGTCGAGGCCCCGCGCGTCGAGTCTATCGCGGAACTCCCCGTAGCGGTCGCCGAGTTCGCTCCGCACGAGCGAATCGTGCTCGACGTCCTCGGTAGCGACGAACGTCGCCTTCTCCTTCCGTACGGCGACCCACGAGAGCGTCACGGGGTCTTTCCGCTCCGGGGCGTACCGCTTGTAGTCGTCGTAGCCCCACCCGAGGCGGCCCTTGTTGTACGTTATCCACGGGTGGCCGTCCATCTCGCCTTCGAGGCGGGCGTAGTCGAGTGCCAGCGGGTCGAACTCCTCTCGATCCCGCCGACGGGCCTCGATGTGCGCGTCCGCGAGCAGGGTTCGCTTGTACTCGCGGACGAGGTTGCCCTCGGTGAGACCGTCGAGGTCGGTCGTCGCGCCGATATCGCGCAGGAGGGTGAGCGGGTCGCCGAGTTCCACCCATTCGTCGTCCGCGCGGCGTTCGACGGTCTCACCGTAGACGTGGAGGCTGTCCATCATCCGCTCTTCGGCCTCGAAGCGGTACGCCGCCTCGCCGAGTTCGAAGCGGTAGGTGGACCGCTCGTCGCCGGCGTCCACCTTCCGCGGCGCGACTATCTCCTCGTAGGCGAACTCTTCGAGCATCTTCGTCAGGAGGCGGCGTTCGACCGTCTCCCAGACGTCTGCGTCCAGTGCGTCCTGAAGCGTCGGGTCGTTGGGATTCATGTTAATCGTCCTGTGTCGGTGTGGAGGTCGGTTCGCTCCCGCGTTCGCGGGAGGCGCCGGGCGCGCGTTCGACGAACTGTTCGACGGAGAAGTCCTGATACACCGTGTCCGTGTCCTCGGGGTAGGCCTCGCGTCCGACCAACCGGTTGACGAACTTCGCGTTGCGGTAACAGCCGAGGCCGAGGTCCGGGACGCCGACGCCGTGGGTGTGGAGTTCGGCGTTCTGGAGGAACACGTCCCCCGGCACGTCTATCTCCAGGCGGTGGTCCTCGGTCACCTCGTACCGGCCCCGTTCGTCCCAGCCGATGGCGTCGGAGAGCGGTTCGAGAAAGTCCGGGACGGGCCGTTCGTAGCCCGTCCCGAGGACGACGACGTCGCTCTCGTGGACGAACGACTCCTCGACCTGCCACTGGTGGCAGTCGAGCGCGTACGCCCCGCCGACCGACTCGATATCCCGCACCTCCGTCATGGCGAAGAGACCCACGTCGGGTTCTCTGTCGCCGATGGAGCGCCGGTAGAGCAGGTCGTATATCTCGGCGCTCGTCTCCGGGTCGACGCCCTTGTACAGCAGGTCCTGATTCGGGATGAGGTCGTCTTTGACCGCCTGCGGGAGGTCGTAGACGTACCGGTCGTACTCGGGCGTGAAGTGCTGGAGGCCGAGTTTCGAGTACTCCATCGGGAAGAATCCGTCCGACCGGGTCAACCAATCGAGGCGGTAGCCGTGGTCCGACTGGCGTTCGAGCAGGTCGTAGAACACCTCGGCGGCGCTCTGTCCCGACCCGACGACGGTGACCGACTCCGCCTCCAGCGCTCGGTCGCGGTGGTGGCGGTACGTCGCCGTGTGGAACACGTCCTCCTCGGGGTGGCCCCGGAGGTGTTCGGGAATCGTCGGCCGGGAGCCGATGCCGAGAGCGAGGTTCTCGCCGCGGTACTCGAACCGTTCGCCGGTGTCGGGGTGGCGCGCGGCGACGACGTAGTGGTCGCGGTCGTCGTCCCACCGAACCTCGGTGACCTCGCGACCGAACCGACAGGTGTCGAGGTTCGCGACGACCCACCGGAGGTAGTCGTTGTACTCCCGCCGGGGGATCTGGAACGTCTCGTAGAAGTAGAACTCGTAGATGCGGCCCGTCTCCCTGAGGTAGTTGAGGTAGCTGTGGGGGTTCGTCGGGTCCGCGAGCGTCACCAGGTCCGCGAGGAACGGTACTTCGAGCGTCGTCCCCTCCAACAGCATGCCCTCGTGCCAGTTGAACTCGGCGTCGCGTTCGAGGAAGGCGGCGTCGACGTCCTCCTCGACGCCGTCCAGCATGGCCGCGAGGCCGAGGTTGAACGGGCCGAGACCGACGCCGACCACGTCGTAGGCGTCGTCGGTCATTCGGCGCTCACCCCCCGCGTCCGCGCCGTCGTCGGGTCCGCGAGCACGTCTGACTCGAACCGGTCGCGGTCGCAGACCAAAAGTAGGGCGTCCTTCTCGGCTTCCTCGAAGTAGAACTCCGTCCGCGGTTCGAATCCGCACTTCTCGAAGACGCGGACGACGCGGTCGTTTCGGGCGTCCGGTTCCGCGATCACGCGGTCCGTCTCGGGGTGGCGGAACTGCATGGCGACGACCGCCCGCATCAGCGGAAGCGCGTACCCGTTTCCGAGGTACTCCTCGGGGCCGATGAGCAGGTGGATCCCTCTGTCGGCCGGGTCGGCGTCGTAGTGGTTCGCCACGTCGTCGTCGGCCGCCCAGTAGCACTCCCAGTAGCTCATCGGAACGTGGTCGAGACAGCCGACGTAGGGGGTGAGGTGGTCGTCCGCGAGTTTCTCCGCGAGGCGGTCGCGGAACGCCGGCAACGGCAGGTCGAGCTGCCAGTACGGCTTCACGTGGTCGCTCCCGAGCCACGCGTGGAGGCGGCCGAGGTCGCGCTCCAGCGAGGCCCGACGGAACGAAATCGTCTTCTCGATGCTTCTGTCGTACGTCTGGTAGTCGTACGCCGCCGAGATTGTCGCGTCTGGGCCTGTCATCTGTCGAGTTCGGTGACGAGCGGGTTCTTCACGTCCGCGTAGACGGACTGGTTTTCGAGGTCGTTCTCCAGTTCGTCCAACCCCCGGAAGCGAGTGAGCAGGTTCGCCTTGCAGGGGACGGTCGGCGACTCCAAGAGGGGGTCGAGGAACGTCGAGGAGGGGCGGTCGTACCGTTCGCGCGCCCGTTCGAGTTCGTCGCGGAGGAGTCCGAGCAGGCGTCGCTCCCCGACGAGGCCGGCGGCGCCGAACGCGTTGACGACGCCGAGGGCGTTGTTGAGAATCACGTAGTAGCGGAGTCGCTCGTCGGCGACGGCGTCCGCACAGACGGTGTCGGCGCGTTCGCCGACGCCCGGCAGGTACTCCTCGACTTCGGGGTAGACCGACTCGGGGAAGTAGAAGCCCTGATTGTCGCGGTAGCGGAACTCCGCGGGGTACCCCTCGTCGTCGAG is part of the Halopelagius longus genome and encodes:
- a CDS encoding IucA/IucC family protein, producing MNPNDPTLQDALDADVWETVERRLLTKMLEEFAYEEIVAPRKVDAGDERSTYRFELGEAAYRFEAEERMMDSLHVYGETVERRADDEWVELGDPLTLLRDIGATTDLDGLTEGNLVREYKRTLLADAHIEARRRDREEFDPLALDYARLEGEMDGHPWITYNKGRLGWGYDDYKRYAPERKDPVTLSWVAVRKEKATFVATEDVEHDSLVRSELGDRYGEFRDRLDARGLDPDDYYLMPVHDWQWDNSIVPLFADDIAADDIVPLGDGPDEYLPQQSVRTFVNVDDDEKHHVKVPMRILNTLVWRGLPGERTELAPTVTEYIKGIYERDEFLQEQGLVLPGEIAGINYDHSDFTDIDGSPYQYHELMGVVWRESIYSFLEDDERAITLSSLMHVDGEGEPYLSRLVERSGLTLDEWLAEFFDTVLPPLLHFLYRYGTVFSPHGQNTILVVEDGVPTRLAVKDFVDDVNVSDRPLPELEALPDEMHDVLRKEPPEGLCQFVFCGLFVCVLRYVADILEEHEGYPEAEFWAHARTAILDYQAQFPELEERFELFDLLQPEFTKLSLNRNRIFDYGYDDAPGRPHASEHGTVANALHEVAAERPDDAKRPNPADD
- a CDS encoding lysine N(6)-hydroxylase/L-ornithine N(5)-oxygenase family protein; protein product: MTDDAYDVVGVGLGPFNLGLAAMLDGVEEDVDAAFLERDAEFNWHEGMLLEGTTLEVPFLADLVTLADPTNPHSYLNYLRETGRIYEFYFYETFQIPRREYNDYLRWVVANLDTCRFGREVTEVRWDDDRDHYVVAARHPDTGERFEYRGENLALGIGSRPTIPEHLRGHPEEDVFHTATYRHHRDRALEAESVTVVGSGQSAAEVFYDLLERQSDHGYRLDWLTRSDGFFPMEYSKLGLQHFTPEYDRYVYDLPQAVKDDLIPNQDLLYKGVDPETSAEIYDLLYRRSIGDREPDVGLFAMTEVRDIESVGGAYALDCHQWQVEESFVHESDVVVLGTGYERPVPDFLEPLSDAIGWDERGRYEVTEDHRLEIDVPGDVFLQNAELHTHGVGVPDLGLGCYRNAKFVNRLVGREAYPEDTDTVYQDFSVEQFVERAPGASRERGSEPTSTPTQDD
- a CDS encoding GNAT family N-acetyltransferase, producing MTGPDATISAAYDYQTYDRSIEKTISFRRASLERDLGRLHAWLGSDHVKPYWQLDLPLPAFRDRLAEKLADDHLTPYVGCLDHVPMSYWECYWAADDDVANHYDADPADRGIHLLIGPEEYLGNGYALPLMRAVVAMQFRHPETDRVIAEPDARNDRVVRVFEKCGFEPRTEFYFEEAEKDALLLVCDRDRFESDVLADPTTARTRGVSAE